One Danio rerio strain Tuebingen ecotype United States chromosome 7, GRCz12tu, whole genome shotgun sequence genomic window, TACACGTACCTGTAATTACTGCAGCGTGAAGCTTCAGTAGTGTTCAGCAGCTGATGAAAACTCCTGATTTTTCCTCGTTTTGTTATGAATATGAACTGAGAGCTGCATTGATTCCAGCCCCGCCCCTTCTCACCTGCtgagaactttttaaaaatgcacgTGTTTTATAAATGCGTATTTATaaatagtaattaattaaataaatttaaattaatacttaaaatataaaaattaataatatgaaaGCTGTGTTCTGTTTACGCACATCGAACCACGTGACCAGACGCATCAGGAGTCTGCGTCACACGCCAACGTGACGCAGGACGTTGCATCAAACTTTAGCTGTGGCGCTGTTTCCGTAAAAAGTGTGAATAAAAGACTTAATTCGCGGAGCTTTATTAGTTTAATCTTGGTGATGGCGGATAGCAGAGCGctgggagttttccaggagaggCTGAAAACACTTTTCAGCTCTTTATTTGAGAATCTGCTGGCTGAAATTACTGATGTTTACAGAGAGAGTTTGGCAGCGCGCATGCGCACTTCACACTGTAAGTTACGGAAGCCAATTTGATAAGTAATGAATTAACTCACGCTGTTTAATCATAAgggtcttaaaataaataaataaatgctgtcaaACTTGCCTAAATAAAACGCATTAATCACTGAAACAAATACGCAAACACATCCTCTCAAATGTGTAAATacatgaacaaaccatcattgaaCATACATAAACAGACACATTTTAATCCGTGAGACAATGTAATACTCAAACACCGCCAAAACAATGTCTTGTATAGACAAAAACCGAGGTCTTATTCGGTATATATTtagtagtcattcattcattttcttttcggcttagttcctttaataagggttgccacagcggaatgaactgccaacttatcttacatatgttttacatagtcgatgcccttccagctgcaacatatcattgggaaacactcatacacagtcattcacacactcactcatacactacagccaatttagcctacccaattcatgtGATTGGACTAAACccaggaaacccatgccaacagggctcaaacttcttgctgtgagacgttAGCACTACCTAATAGACACGTGAACTTTATGAGTTTACTTGTTTCATTTGCacttcaaattcacttcacaagagatgcggattcgcgtgatgggctgGGCTTCTGCCTGCCTGGTGActttagcttcattgctaaatggctaacattgaTTCAATTGAGAGATTAGCTGTgtttatatgctttatgcagGCTAATAAACAGCGTCGATTAGTTTGaagctgtgtctgagtccactagatcctttcagaggtccACCTAGGACACTTCTTCCATGTCTGATCTGAACACAGCATCACTAACTGCAACGACATCAGGCAGAGGATGTCGTCCATCTTCAGCCCCGGGAAAAAACAGTCCAGATGTTAATACCCGTGTCATGTGGGACCCCTCAaactgcccgcattctccaccagatGCCGCAGGTGAGAGATCACATGGACAGAGAGACAAGCTATAAGGTATTATTAGGGATATGGAGCAAGGGTGTAGTGTGCTGGGATGTGCAGGGCGGTTTTCAGTGCCAAGGAGTCTGTGCTGGGTGAGGAGCCAGTCAGGGTGCCTAGGGGGATGAGAACACAGCTTGAGTCCTCCTGTGTGTTTCAcatctcctcttcctccttctgtTCTAATGCGACTTCTGACTGTGATACCTCTGAAATAACTAATCATTCAGCAGTGTGATgtggagctgtaatgcactcaaaatctgccggaactacttttagctgtgcctttatctaACAATGACCGAATACCTGAgtgaccatcagccaatcagaatcaagcatccAACAGACATCTAGTATTTAAgggatttttttaataacaacaaaacattattatatcAAATTCTAATAATTGTCATGATCCACAGCAAATCTGTCGGACATTTCAGGAACTTAAAGTGTGTTTTAGTCAATATTCCCAATGATTTGTCCATGTTCAGTGGGGTTGCGTGTGTTTTTTGCTCTCTCCGGCCTTCATGAGTGCTTTAATGGCTCTGGCCCTCATCTCCAGCTCCAGGAGCTCCAGCTGTTGAGCTGACGGGTGCTTTTCTGCAGTTTCTGGAGCTCCGGCTCTCTCTGCGCTCGGCTCCTTGCGGGACTCAGAGCAGCTGAGGATCTCACTGACGCTCCGCTCGATGTCCTGCTGGAGCTCCACTTTAGGTTCAGGGGGCTGGGCTGGAGGCGGGGCTTCATCTTTAGGAGGTGGAGCTTCATCTTTGAGTGACGGCTCTTCAGATTTAGGCACTTTGTGGCCTTCGATGTCGCTGTCGTCGATTTCTGCATTGATGCTGAGAACGTCACTGTCTTCTCCAGAACCTgtgcacatcacacacacacatgcagatgaaaaaaacaaatacacacattcacaacccccccccacacacacacacacacaaagatgcaAACCTACAGATTCATGCAACAAACatgcaagcacacacatacaacacatacacacacacacacacacacacacacacacacacacagaaactaaacacacacacacaaacataaaaacagacacaggtagataaaacacacaaaaacacagacacacacacagacacacacacagacacacacacaaaacacatacagatagataaaacacacaaaagcacacacaaaaacacacagacacagacacacacacacacacacacacacacacacacacacaaaaacacacaaatagataaaacacaaaaagcacacacacacacacaaataaaacacacaaaagcacacacaaaaacagacacacacgcacacacacagataaaacaaaaagcacacacaaaacacacacacacacacacacacacacacacacacacacacacaaaacacacaaaagcacacacacacacacacacaaataaaacacacaagcacacacaaaaacacagacacacacgtacacacacaaacaacacacagatagataaaaacacaaaaagcacacacaaaacacacacacacacacacacacacacacataaaacacacaaaagcacacacacacacacacacacacacacacacacacacacacacacaaataaaacacacaaaagcacacacacacacacacacaaataaaacacacaagcacacacaaaaacacagacacacacgtacacacacgcacacacacagatagataaaaacaaaaagcacacacaaaaacacacacacacacacacaaaacacaaaagcacacacaaaaacagacacacgcacacacacagatagataaaacacacaaaagcacacacagagacacacacacacacataaacgcacacaaacataacacacacaaaagcacacacaaaaacacaaagacacacacacatacacacacagatagataaacacacaaaagcacacacaaaaacacagacacacacacacgcacatataaacaacacacacagatagataaaacaaacaaaaacagacacacacacaacacacacaaacaacacacacagatagataaaacacacaaaagcacacacacaaaaacacagacacacaaatctAGCGGGAAACTGAGGAGTCGAGCGTTgatatgtgtttattttacccTGCTTTTCTTCAGTGTCAGGATTGTCCCTCAGAGATGATGTGGAGTCTACGTTACTGTCCTGCCTGTGGATGAGGATAAACACACGATCAATCCTCTGAGGGGGTTAATAATCAGAGAAAAGTGATGGAGGACTTTCGACTCACTGACTGTCTGTGCAGCTCTTCTGTTCAGGAGCAGCAAGGACTGACAGCTCTTTacctgcacacaaacacgcacacacacacacacacacacacacacaaggaataaCAGGAGACCCTTACTTCTCAAATAATAACACTAGTATCATATAAAACAGTTTacagtttaaattatatttaatatatatatatattttgtgttattattatgaaATGTTTAGGTTGAATTAATATTATGAAACTTAATATTAACCTTTAGGTTACTATTGTTGGACTTAAAatgcttgattttatttataataaatgacaataataataataatagtcttttaataataataataataattaataatcacaataataatgtagttttataatatatttttttaaataaaaacacagaaaGGTGAGTGTTTGGTTTGCGTGTTCAAGCACAGAGTGAATATGGTTAAGGTGTTTGATATTTACCATCTAAGATCTCCAGCAGGTGAATGTCAGAAATCTGCAGTAACTGATCCCAGCACAGTTTCTTAATCTCATTCAGCGAACAATCCTGTGGGAATTAAAGATGTGGTTATTGAAGCATCTGACACAAGTCTCATGAATGTGACAGGACATTCCCAGCTCCCGCTTTTAGAGTTCAGATGCGAAAACCTCCAGGTGCCGTCTGAAACTTCCATAGAAAAGGAACGTTTTTCGCTGccttctttgtttatgttgagatatttcactttaaagatcagcaaaaggacttattctttgccataaaagtgaaatgacTGAACATGAACACatgagcctgataaaaatgctcattttagaggaaaatttcagacgggatttagaggattttgcatctaaactcttcatatataaactGACTTGCTTATACGAGACTTTATCGATCAATGAATGATGTCTTCATTTAGATAAACTTAATTAAAAGGAGGAACTAGTGCAAAACCATGTTTTCACTGCAAATTTATAAAGATTGCTCAGGATCGTTTACTTGGaaagctataataataataataataataataataataataataaagaacaaaTATATCAATGTCTAAAAACTGTCATAACAATATTACATAttactatgttttttttatgatATAGTTTTTGTTtcgtctttttttaaatataatgtttttaattaaattgtaatcAAAAAATGTCgacatccaaaataaaaacattaaacattaaaatctgattaaagaataaaaataaggaAGCTGTGTAATTAATCCTACAATTTaacagcactgtaaaaagtgattagaaaATGTGAGCAATTTGGAAATGTTAAATTTAAttgacttattttattaatttcaattAATAGTTATGCACATAGttgatttaaaaattgttaaaccAAAGTCAACTTTTCCATCCCTTGTTACAGTGTGTGATATTGTTAAGTAAATTCTGTGTTCAAACTCATCTTTTCTGAATTGAAGATCGTTGGTGCGTCTGTGCGTTGATTATGAGAACACACCAGattattaattgattttaatGCTGAATGAAGGctgatgtgtgtgcgtgtgtgacctTCAGCCCATCGGGCAGCATCTCCTGCAGTTTATTCTCTCCCAGCACACTGAAGCACTGCTCCAGCATCTCCCTGCGCTCCTGCATGTATCCGCTGATGGGTTTGAAGCTCCGGCTCAGGTCCAGGCCTCCGTCTTCCAGCTCACTGGGCTCCTGAGGGCCCTCCGGAGGCTCCAGAGGCTGCCTGCActcctgtcacacacacacaggcgagATATTAAACACATATACGTGCATTCACAGACAAAcaaatactgttgaagtcagaattattcgtccccctttcaattttttttttccaaatgatgttgaacagattgaggaaatgttcacagtatgtctgataatattttttattctggagaaagtcttgtttgttttatttcggctagaataaaagcagttttaatttttttaagaccaatttagggtcaaaattattagccactttaagatatgtattttctcgatagtctccagaacaaaccatcattatacaataacttgcctaattaccctaacctgcctagttaccctaattaccctagtgaagcctttaaatgtcactttaagctgtatagaagtgtcttgaagaatatctagtctaatattatttactgtcatcatggcaaagagaaaataaatcagttattagcgatgagttattaacactattatgattattatgtatctctcagtaatgattttaaatcacactgaactgagctaaactaaactgaacttaaacactaaaaactgaactacactgttccagttacaatgaccatttatgtgaagctgctttgacacaatctacattgtaaaagcgctatacaaataaagctgaattgaattgaatttagaaatgtgttgaagaagtctgctctctgataaacagaaattgggaaaaaaataaataaacaggggcgaataattctgacttcatccgtacatatatacacatacatagacTGACATATTCATATACAAAGACACGATCATAAAGACAaatagagacacacacacacacatagtgacagacatatacataaacacacacacacacacacacacacatacaagcgtGTTTATTACTAGCTCTGAAAATATCCATTACcggtttattttagtatgatcattacataaattaaataaatggataaactaATGATGAAATTGCGTTTTAAAAGTTATAATAATCGTACTAATTATCTTTATGGCAACACTTAACAACAATTTCGGTTATTTTAGCAGTATCGTGTGACCCCgttacaaataaataacagaataagCCATTCCTAATACAAATAATAACCCTGTGACATCTGTGCAGAACTCGCAGGTGAGATTAGGCGATGTATGCTGATATATTTCTATATGTAACGTTACAGTGTGTTTCTTTAGACGTTCATGGCTGGCACACACTGACGCTGTTTTCAACACAGTGGACGGGAAAACCCCACCACATTCGCTCTTTGCTAGTCCAGACTCTCTCTTACCTCCATGCTGGGCCCAGATTTCCTCCTCTTCATCTGTCCATCGTCCAGCTCTCGGTCACAGTGGCtccgtttcttttctttttctcgtTTCTTGCCCTCCTGCATCTTTCCATCGCTGCAGAAGCGCCGTCGCACGCCGATAACGTCACACAACAAAGCAGCTGCGGATTCtggaagggatacagctgcggacaATCACGTCAGCATTTGTGACACTGCACaacagttgtttacattttttaaattaccatGAGGATTTGTTTATGATTGTggtagactttaataaaatacaacgaatggataatttaataaatagaataaatatctaTCGTTAACTTCCAACCGCtactgtatcccttctagc contains:
- the caap1 gene encoding caspase activity and apoptosis inhibitor 1, producing MQEGKKREKEKKRSHCDRELDDGQMKRRKSGPSMEECRQPLEPPEGPQEPSELEDGGLDLSRSFKPISGYMQERREMLEQCFSVLGENKLQEMLPDGLKDCSLNEIKKLCWDQLLQISDIHLLEILDGKELSVLAAPEQKSCTDSQQDSNVDSTSSLRDNPDTEEKQGSGEDSDVLSINAEIDDSDIEGHKVPKSEEPSLKDEAPPPKDEAPPPAQPPEPKVELQQDIERSVSEILSCSESRKEPSAERAGAPETAEKHPSAQQLELLELEMRARAIKALMKAGESKKHTQPH
- the caap1 gene encoding caspase activity and apoptosis inhibitor 1 isoform X1, producing the protein MQEGKKREKEKKRSHCDRELDDGQMKRRKSGPSMEECRQPLEPPEGPQEPSELEDGGLDLSRSFKPISGYMQERREMLEQCFSVLGENKLQEMLPDGLKDCSLNEIKKLCWDQLLQISDIHLLEILDGKELSVLAAPEQKSCTDSQQDSNVDSTSSLRDNPDTEEKQGKINTYQRSTPQFPARFVCLCFCVCAFVCFIYLCVLFVCVVCVSVFVCFIYLCVLFICACVCVCVFVCAFVCLSICVCMCVCLCVFVCAFVCVMFVCVYVCVCVSVCAFVCFIYLCVCVCLFLCVLLCFVCVCVCFCVCFLFLSICVCACVYVCVCVFVCACVFYLCVCVCVLLCVLFVCVCVCVCVCVCVCVLLCVLCVCVCVCVCVLCVLFVFLSICVLFVCVRVCLCFCVCLCVLFVCVCVCAFVCFVCVCVCVCVCVCVCFVCAFCFICVCACVSVCIFVCVCVWGGVVNVCICFFHLHVCV
- the caap1 gene encoding caspase activity and apoptosis inhibitor 1 isoform X2 — translated: MQEGKKREKEKKRSHCDRELDDGQMKRRKSGPSMEECRQPLEPPEGPQEPSELEDGGLDLSRSFKPISGYMQERREMLEQCFSVLGENKLQEMLPDGLKDCSLNEIKKLCWDQLLQISDIHLLEILDGKELSVLAAPEQKSCTDSQQDSNVDSTSSLRDNPDTEEKQGKINTYQRSTPQFPARFVCLCFCVCAFVCFIYLCVLFVCVVCVSVFVCFIYLCVLFICACVCVCVFVCAFVCLSICVCMCVCLCVFVCAFVCVMFVCVYVCVCVSVCAFVCFIYLCVCVCLFLCVLLCFVCVCVCFCVCFLFLSICVCACVYVCVCVFVCACVFYLCVCVCVLLCVLFVCVCVCVCVCVCVCVLLCVLCVCVCVCVCVLCVLFVFLSICVLFVCVRVCLCFCVCLCVLFVCVCVCAFVCFVCVCVCVCVCVCVFASLCVCVCGGGL